In Pantoea cypripedii, the DNA window CACGTGGGCTCGATGCGTCGTTACGTCCTGCTGATTCTGACGCTGTTGCAAACGGTGATCGCGACCTGGTACATGAAAACCATTTTGCCGTACCAGGGCTGGACACTGCTCGATCCCATGGAGCTGTTCAACCAGAACTGGTTGCAGTCGGTGGAGCTGATTCTGCCGTACATTTTGCAGACCGGTATTCTGTTCCTGTTCGCCATTTTGTTCTGCTGGGTCTCCGCCGGTTTCTGGACCGCGTTGATGGGCTTCCTGCAGTTGCTGATTGGCCGTGATAAGTACAGCATCTCTTACTCAACGTCAGGCGATGAACCGCTAAATCCGGAGCATCGCACCGCGCTGATTATGCCGATTTGTAATGAAGACGTGGAACGTGTTTTCGCGGGCCTGCGTGCGACCTGGGAATCGGTCAAGCGTACCGGCAATGCGGAACACTTTGACGTTTACATCCTCAGCGACAGTTACGATGCCGATATTGCCATCGCCGAACAGAAAGCCTGGATGGAGCTGGTGCGTGATGTGGGTGGCGCGGGCAAGATTTTCTATCGTCGCCGTCGCCGTCGTGTGAAACGTAAGAGCGGCAACATCGATGACTTCTGTCGTCGCTGGGGCAGCAACTACAGCTATATGGTAGTGCTGGACGCTGACAGCGTGATGAGCGGTGAGTGTCTCACGGGTCTGGTGCGCATGATGGAAGCGAATCCAAAGGCCGGTATTATCCAGTCATCACCGAAAGCCTCGGGTATGGACACGCTGTATGCCCGCTGTCAGCAGTTTGCTACCCGCGTCTACGGCCCGCTGTTTACCGCTGGCCTGCACTTCTGGCAATTGGGGGAATCACACTACTGGGGCCATAACGCCATCATTCGTGTGAAACCCTTTATTGAACACTGTGCGCTGGCACCGTTGCCGGGCGAGGGCTCCTTTGCCGGTTCGATTCTGTCGCATGACTTCGTTGAAGCTGCGCTGATGCGTCGTGCCGGTTGGGGCGTGTGGATCGCCTACGATCTGCCTGGGTCCTACGAGGAGTTGCCACCGAACCTGCTGGATGAGCTGAAGCGTGACCGCCGCTGGTGTCACGGTAACCTGATGAACTTCCGCCTGTTCCTGGTAAAAGGGATGCACCCGGTACACCGTGCGGTGTTCCTGACGGGGGTGATGTCCTATCTTTCGGCTCCGCTGTGGTTTATGTTCCTGGCGCTCTCCACCGCCTTGCAGGTAGTGCATACGCTGATGGAACCGACCTACTTCCTGCAGCCGCGGCAGTTGTTCCCGGTGTGGCCGCAGTGGCGTCCGGATCTGGCGATTGCGCTGTTCTCCACCACGCTGGTTCTGCTGTTCCTGCCGAAACTGCTCAGCGTGGTGCTGATTTGGTTCAAAGGCGCAAAACCGTATGGCGGGGCAGTGCGGCTGTTTTTCTCGCTGTTGCTGGAAATGCTGTTCTCGGTACTGCTGGCACCGGTGCGCATGCTGTTCCATACCGTGTTTGTGGTCAGCGCGTTCCTTGGCTGGGAAGTGGTGTGGAACTCACCGCAGCGCGACGATGATGCGACACCATGGAGCGAAGCTTTCCGTCGTCACGGTTCGCAGATGCTGCTGGGGATTGTCTGGGCTGCGGGCATGGGCCTGCTGGATCTGAACTTCCTGTGGTGGCTGTCGCCGATTGTTTTCTCACTGATTCTGTCGCCGTTCGTGTCTGTCATGTCGAGCCGCGCGACCCTCGGTCTGAAAAGCAAGCGAGCGAAGCTGTTCCTGATTCCGGAAGAGTACGATCCGCCGAAAGAGCTGGTGGATACCGATAGCTACCTGCAATTGAACCGTGAACGTGCGCTGAAAAACGGCTTTATGCATGCGCTGTTTAACCCGGCATTTAACGCGCTGGCGACGGCGATGGCGACCTCACGCCATTTGCATAGCACCTTGCTCAATCATGCCCGCGATCGTCGTGTGGATCAGGCGCTGAGTGATGCACCGGAAAAACTGAATCGCGAACAGCGCTTGCAGCTGATTAGCGATCCGGTAGTGCTGGCTCGCGTCCATACCCGCTTGTGGGAAAGTAGTGAGAAATATCATCAGTGGGTGGAAAGCTATCAGAAGCTGAAGTTAAACCCACTGGCACTACAGCAGCATTGATGAAGAGCGCAGGCTGATTAAGCCCGCGAGATAAAAGCCGCTATCGTGTCGCGATAGCGGCTTTTTTTATTGTTACAGTACGATTAACCGGCAAGACTGTTCCGACTAACGCAATCTTTACGCTATCAGGTGTAGTTATTCACCCGCACTGACGGCTAAAATAACGCCAGTCCATTGTGAGTAATTGTTGTGAATCGTTTCCTGAAATTAACTGTCGTCAGTGCCGCCATCATGTTGCTTAGTGGCTGTGGCAGCATCATCAGTCGTACCGTGCCCGGCCAGGGACACGGTAATCAATACTACCCCGGAGTGCAGTGGGATGTGCGTGATGGCGCATGGCGTATGCTGACCATCCTTGATCTGCCGCTGTCATTGGTGATGGACACGCTGTTATTACCGGTGGATGCCCATCACGGTCCTTACGAATAACCTCTACGCCCAGCGGTCAGAATCACTGTTATCATCGTCCCACTCGGCCGCTGCGGCTTCACCTTCTTCGGTGTCCTCCGGCGGTTCAAGCTGAAATTCACCTTCATCCCATTCGTGCAGGGTATTTTCCGACTGCCACTCCTGGCGTAACTCGATTTCTTCGAAGTCACCGTCAAAAATCGCCTGTGCAGCTTCACCACTGCGGATGGGCAGGCATTCCCCTTGCTCATCTTCATCAGCAAAGAATTCGGCCTGCCACATGATATCGCCATCCTGCATGACATATTTTTGCAGGGCAAACTGGCTGACGGCTGCATCTTCCGCATCCAGCCCCGGCTGGCTGGCGAGAAACTCCTCACGTGCTGCTTCGATGGCTTCTTCTAAAGTGGTAAACATGCTCATCGCAATCTCCTTGCCTGTTGAATAGGGATTTCAGAGAAGGATAGACGAAAAATCAGCGGGAGTTGTGAGGAATAACGTCCGGACGGATGAGGTGAAACATCCGCCCGGACGGGTCAGTGCATTTTCTGGGGAAAATGCAGCACAGGACGCACAGATTCACGAATAACAGGAGCAGAGTAGCGAATACAGCATTTAATACAGGGTTTCACCTTTTTAAAATTAATACGTGCAATCGATAAAGCCTGATTTAAATTGTAAAGTGTACCGATAAAGACCATATCTTCCTTTTCCGGCAGACGTTTACACTCTTTGCGGTGTAACAGGTGATAATTATCCTGATCGGTACTGACCGTCACATAATAGTAGATGCCTTTATTCATA includes these proteins:
- the mdoH gene encoding glucans biosynthesis glucosyltransferase MdoH, giving the protein MNNSTFTPQSYVEALPLDAAERARLSASLQNAQAFHAIHTSLGHDVAASERLDDAPLKSVSSRVQMAWPDSLADGQQLGKDYLDRTILKAMPKVKRSLMFPEAWRTNPIARAWDSMRGRKSAPRSTADEEQKVEEKWRHVGSMRRYVLLILTLLQTVIATWYMKTILPYQGWTLLDPMELFNQNWLQSVELILPYILQTGILFLFAILFCWVSAGFWTALMGFLQLLIGRDKYSISYSTSGDEPLNPEHRTALIMPICNEDVERVFAGLRATWESVKRTGNAEHFDVYILSDSYDADIAIAEQKAWMELVRDVGGAGKIFYRRRRRRVKRKSGNIDDFCRRWGSNYSYMVVLDADSVMSGECLTGLVRMMEANPKAGIIQSSPKASGMDTLYARCQQFATRVYGPLFTAGLHFWQLGESHYWGHNAIIRVKPFIEHCALAPLPGEGSFAGSILSHDFVEAALMRRAGWGVWIAYDLPGSYEELPPNLLDELKRDRRWCHGNLMNFRLFLVKGMHPVHRAVFLTGVMSYLSAPLWFMFLALSTALQVVHTLMEPTYFLQPRQLFPVWPQWRPDLAIALFSTTLVLLFLPKLLSVVLIWFKGAKPYGGAVRLFFSLLLEMLFSVLLAPVRMLFHTVFVVSAFLGWEVVWNSPQRDDDATPWSEAFRRHGSQMLLGIVWAAGMGLLDLNFLWWLSPIVFSLILSPFVSVMSSRATLGLKSKRAKLFLIPEEYDPPKELVDTDSYLQLNRERALKNGFMHALFNPAFNALATAMATSRHLHSTLLNHARDRRVDQALSDAPEKLNREQRLQLISDPVVLARVHTRLWESSEKYHQWVESYQKLKLNPLALQQH
- a CDS encoding YceK/YidQ family lipoprotein translates to MKLTVVSAAIMLLSGCGSIISRTVPGQGHGNQYYPGVQWDVRDGAWRMLTILDLPLSLVMDTLLLPVDAHHGPYE
- a CDS encoding MysB family protein, translated to MSMFTTLEEAIEAAREEFLASQPGLDAEDAAVSQFALQKYVMQDGDIMWQAEFFADEDEQGECLPIRSGEAAQAIFDGDFEEIELRQEWQSENTLHEWDEGEFQLEPPEDTEEGEAAAAEWDDDNSDSDRWA